Proteins encoded together in one Mycolicibacter minnesotensis window:
- a CDS encoding aldehyde dehydrogenase family protein translates to MTATNSVASFTGTGTVFSPATGETAGEVRWTDSSDVATIAAGLRTAQREWEHRGAKGRAKALARFAVWLGDNRDEIEKLLIAETGKSSTDAAQEVPLLIMILSYVIKVMEKAVAPETRPASTPVLKVKKITIHYRPRPVVGVIAPWNYPVANALMDAIGALAAGCAVLLKPSEQTPLTAELLRQGWLASGAPDVFAVVQGAREVAEAVIDNSDYVQFTGSTATGRKVAERAASRLVPVSLELGGKDPMIVCEDADVDLAAHAAVWGAMFNAGQTCVSVERVYVLEPVYDKFVAAVVRDVEALQMGVGEGKHFGALISDQQLAIAERHVKEAVAAGARALTGGERASGPGSFFAPTVLVDVDHSMACMTEETFGPTLPIMKVASVEEAIRLANDSVYGLSASVFSRDVARAKDIALQLDCGAVNVNDVISNLMCTTAPMGGWKTSGIGARFGGEDGIRKFCKQETVVVPRTNVGAGGNYYHNSLATLARTNRLLTRIVLARPRRTAK, encoded by the coding sequence ATGACCGCCACCAATTCAGTCGCCAGCTTCACCGGCACCGGAACCGTGTTCAGCCCCGCCACCGGGGAGACTGCCGGTGAGGTGCGCTGGACCGATTCTTCCGACGTCGCCACGATTGCGGCCGGGCTGCGCACCGCCCAGCGCGAGTGGGAGCACCGCGGTGCCAAGGGCCGGGCCAAGGCCCTGGCACGTTTCGCGGTGTGGCTCGGCGACAACCGGGACGAGATCGAGAAGCTGCTGATCGCCGAGACCGGCAAATCCAGCACTGACGCCGCCCAAGAAGTCCCACTGTTGATCATGATCCTGTCGTACGTGATCAAGGTGATGGAGAAGGCGGTCGCCCCGGAGACCCGGCCGGCGTCGACGCCGGTGTTGAAGGTCAAGAAGATCACCATCCACTACCGGCCGCGGCCGGTAGTCGGCGTGATCGCGCCGTGGAACTACCCGGTGGCCAATGCCTTGATGGATGCGATCGGCGCATTGGCGGCCGGGTGCGCCGTCTTGCTCAAGCCGTCCGAGCAGACCCCGCTGACCGCTGAGCTGTTGCGCCAGGGCTGGCTGGCCTCGGGCGCACCGGATGTGTTCGCGGTGGTGCAGGGCGCCCGCGAGGTGGCCGAAGCGGTGATCGACAACTCCGACTACGTGCAGTTCACGGGTTCCACCGCTACCGGGCGCAAGGTCGCCGAGCGGGCCGCGAGCCGGCTGGTGCCGGTCAGCCTGGAACTGGGCGGCAAGGACCCGATGATCGTGTGCGAAGACGCCGATGTCGACCTGGCCGCGCATGCCGCGGTCTGGGGCGCGATGTTCAACGCCGGGCAGACCTGCGTGTCGGTCGAGCGGGTCTATGTCCTCGAACCCGTCTACGACAAGTTCGTCGCCGCGGTCGTCCGCGATGTCGAGGCCCTGCAGATGGGCGTCGGCGAAGGCAAGCACTTCGGTGCCCTGATCAGCGACCAGCAGCTGGCGATCGCCGAGCGGCACGTGAAGGAGGCGGTGGCCGCCGGAGCGCGGGCATTGACCGGTGGAGAACGCGCGAGCGGTCCCGGCAGCTTCTTTGCGCCCACCGTGCTGGTCGATGTGGATCACTCGATGGCCTGCATGACCGAGGAGACCTTCGGCCCGACCCTGCCGATCATGAAGGTTGCCAGTGTCGAAGAGGCGATTCGCCTCGCCAACGACAGCGTCTACGGGCTGAGCGCATCGGTGTTCTCCCGCGATGTGGCGCGCGCCAAAGACATCGCACTGCAGCTGGACTGCGGGGCGGTCAACGTCAACGACGTGATCTCCAACCTGATGTGCACCACGGCTCCGATGGGCGGGTGGAAGACGTCGGGTATCGGGGCGCGTTTCGGCGGCGAGGACGGCATCCGCAAGTTCTGCAAGCAGGAGACTGTCGTGGTGCCGCGCACGAATGTCGGCGCCGGCGGTAACTACTACCACAACTCACTGGCCACACTGGCTCGCACCAACCGGTTGCTCACCCGCATCGTGTTGGCGCGACCGCGACGCACCGCGAAATAG